In one window of Candidatus Binatia bacterium DNA:
- the nth gene encoding endonuclease III: MGNPSEQRRVLEILRRLKRAYPNAKLALNYHSPFELLVALILAAQCTDEKVNQVTAKLFQRYKKPEDFVRAPREELEKAIYSTGFYRQKAKTLQACCAALMERFGGEVPDDLEDLLALPGVGRKTANILLGNAFGKPAIGVDTHVLRLAQRLGFSRHDDPDKVEEDLNRLVPVKERTRFCILMQAHGRAVCLARKPKCYECVIADLCPYPDKTRLEPPKTSRGSREQLRVAPPKKK; this comes from the coding sequence ATGGGGAATCCCAGCGAGCAGCGCCGGGTGTTGGAGATCTTGCGCCGGCTGAAGCGAGCGTACCCGAATGCCAAATTGGCTTTGAACTATCATTCGCCGTTCGAACTCCTCGTGGCGCTGATCTTGGCGGCACAGTGCACGGATGAAAAAGTGAACCAGGTCACGGCAAAATTGTTCCAGCGCTACAAGAAACCCGAAGACTTTGTCCGTGCCCCAAGAGAGGAGCTCGAGAAGGCAATCTACTCCACCGGATTCTACCGGCAGAAAGCGAAAACGCTGCAAGCTTGCTGCGCTGCCTTGATGGAACGCTTTGGCGGGGAAGTACCAGATGACTTGGAAGACCTTCTGGCTTTGCCAGGCGTGGGCCGTAAGACAGCCAATATCTTGTTGGGCAATGCCTTCGGCAAACCAGCGATCGGCGTGGACACCCATGTGCTCCGGCTCGCACAACGGCTCGGATTCTCGCGCCATGACGATCCAGACAAGGTCGAGGAGGATTTGAATCGCTTGGTCCCGGTGAAGGAGCGCACTCGGTTTTGCATCCTGATGCAGGCTCATGGGCGTGCCGTATGCCTGGCTAGGAAGCCAAAATGTTACGAGTGCGTGATCGCCGACTTGTGCCCTTATCCGGACAAGACCAGACTAGAGCCTCCCAAAACCTCGAGAGGGAGCCGGGAGCAGCTTCGCGTTGCCCCGCCTAAGAAGAAGTAA
- a CDS encoding cation diffusion facilitator family transporter — translation MAIPSASTLALVDTQSEQRSRIIAGLVSLVVGSVLLGAKFLAYKLTGSAAVFSDALESIVNVVAAVFALGGLVFAGRPADRSHPYGHGKIEFFSAAFEGGLIAFAAVMILYEALRALIEGVVPKQLDVGIAITAGAGVANLLLGLYLVHTGRRCQSLALVADGQHVISDFWTSAGVVLGLAVVALTGIPWLDPLVAAAIAVHLGFTGFRLVRYAAGGLLDEEDRPLLEKLVQAMNTVMRPGIIRVHNTRAIRYGRSTHVDAHLVVPEFWTVKRAHDEADAFERDVIAAGALSGEIVFHTDPCRRLYCAQCELPDCPIRVEPFRERQAMTLEEIIQPDRPLTANFG, via the coding sequence ATGGCGATTCCGTCAGCGTCTACTCTCGCTCTTGTCGATACTCAATCGGAGCAACGCTCCCGCATCATCGCCGGGTTAGTTTCGCTCGTTGTCGGCAGCGTGCTCTTGGGTGCGAAATTTCTCGCATATAAGTTGACTGGCTCGGCCGCCGTCTTCTCGGATGCGCTCGAAAGCATTGTGAACGTTGTCGCTGCGGTTTTTGCGTTGGGTGGCCTCGTTTTTGCGGGTCGGCCGGCAGACCGCAGCCATCCATACGGCCACGGCAAAATTGAGTTCTTTTCCGCTGCCTTCGAGGGCGGCTTGATTGCCTTTGCGGCCGTCATGATTTTGTACGAGGCGCTGCGCGCACTCATCGAAGGAGTGGTGCCGAAGCAGTTGGACGTCGGAATTGCAATCACGGCGGGCGCAGGGGTGGCCAACTTGCTGCTGGGTCTTTATCTGGTTCATACCGGGAGGCGTTGCCAGTCGCTGGCGTTGGTGGCGGATGGCCAGCATGTGATTTCCGACTTTTGGACCAGTGCCGGGGTTGTCCTTGGACTCGCGGTCGTGGCCCTCACGGGCATTCCTTGGCTGGATCCCCTGGTGGCTGCTGCTATCGCGGTGCATTTAGGATTTACTGGGTTTCGGCTGGTTCGTTACGCTGCTGGCGGGTTACTCGACGAAGAGGATCGACCGCTCCTCGAGAAGCTGGTGCAGGCGATGAACACTGTGATGCGGCCCGGGATCATTCGCGTCCACAATACGCGTGCGATTCGCTATGGGCGTTCGACGCACGTGGATGCGCATCTGGTTGTGCCGGAGTTTTGGACGGTGAAGCGGGCGCATGACGAAGCGGACGCTTTCGAACGCGACGTGATTGCAGCAGGAGCCTTATCCGGCGAGATCGTATTTCACACGGATCCGTGTCGGCGGCTTTACTGTGCTCAATGTGAGTTGCCCGATTGTCCGATCCGTGTGGAACCCTTCCGCGAGCGTCAGGCGATGACCTTGGAAGAGATCATTCAGCCGGACCGCCCCCTCACGGCCAACTTCGGTTAG
- the nuoD gene encoding NADH dehydrogenase (quinone) subunit D, with protein MPDNERLLAIVQARCADAVLRSDVYRGDAAVTIRRERLLEVARVLRDDRELAFDLLLDVTCVDYLGQEPRFEVVYHFYSTRHRHRLRVKARVPESDPTIDSLVPLWVGANWLERETYDMYGIRFRGHPDLRRIYLYEEFEGHPLRKDYPKEKRQPLIGPGSKGTYRPRPPEIPNASRVEGMLGAELMRVQLGPSHPATHGTVRIVLDLDGETIVNADVEIGYLHRGFEKECESGFYYQAIPYTDRLNYSSAILCNVGYCLAVEKLFGVEVPIRGQFVRVIGGEISRIADHLLCIGATALELNAFTPFLYALEARELAWDLINALCGARVTSNFVRIGGVSADLPEGFAELCRQNFKRILELVGDAEGMLLENPIFRARMEGVSIMPAERLIAYGVTGPLLRAAGVDLDLRRAEPYLIYDQLDFDVPLGSQGDNLDRFLVRLAELRQSIRIVEQCLQMLPPGPVDIDDPALRFPPKGRVFTRMEDMINQFKLVTEGPKPPPGEVYFAVESANGELGYYLVSDGSGKPYKCRARTPSFSNTQPLAEMVRGRLLADIVPTFDMINMIGGECDR; from the coding sequence ATGCCTGACAACGAGCGTCTTCTCGCCATTGTTCAAGCTCGGTGTGCCGATGCCGTACTTCGGAGCGACGTTTACCGCGGAGATGCTGCCGTTACCATTCGTCGCGAACGCTTGCTCGAGGTAGCGCGGGTTTTGCGCGACGATCGGGAGCTCGCGTTCGACTTGCTCCTGGATGTCACTTGCGTGGACTACCTCGGCCAAGAGCCTCGATTCGAGGTTGTGTACCATTTTTATTCCACCCGCCATCGTCACCGGCTGCGCGTTAAAGCACGGGTGCCGGAATCGGACCCAACGATCGATAGCCTCGTGCCCTTGTGGGTGGGGGCGAATTGGCTGGAGCGAGAAACGTACGACATGTACGGAATCCGTTTCCGCGGTCATCCCGATCTTCGGCGAATCTACCTTTACGAGGAGTTCGAAGGGCACCCGCTGCGTAAGGATTATCCCAAGGAAAAGCGGCAACCGTTAATCGGCCCGGGCTCCAAGGGCACCTACCGACCTCGCCCCCCAGAAATTCCCAATGCAAGCCGGGTCGAAGGAATGCTCGGTGCGGAGCTCATGCGCGTACAACTCGGGCCTTCGCACCCGGCCACGCACGGAACCGTGCGAATTGTCCTCGACTTGGATGGAGAAACCATTGTCAACGCTGACGTCGAGATCGGCTACCTCCATCGTGGTTTCGAAAAGGAGTGCGAAAGTGGCTTCTACTACCAGGCGATCCCGTACACGGACCGGCTGAACTACAGCTCCGCGATCCTGTGCAATGTCGGGTATTGTCTTGCCGTTGAAAAACTCTTCGGCGTCGAGGTTCCCATCCGTGGGCAATTCGTGCGGGTCATCGGCGGCGAAATTTCGCGGATTGCCGACCATCTCCTGTGCATTGGAGCAACGGCGCTCGAACTGAATGCCTTCACCCCGTTCCTTTACGCGCTCGAGGCGCGCGAGCTCGCGTGGGATCTCATCAACGCGCTGTGTGGCGCGCGTGTCACGAGCAACTTCGTACGGATCGGTGGCGTGAGTGCAGATCTTCCTGAGGGCTTTGCCGAACTTTGCCGCCAAAATTTCAAGCGCATCTTAGAGCTCGTTGGCGACGCGGAAGGGATGTTGTTGGAAAACCCGATCTTCCGCGCGCGGATGGAAGGTGTGTCGATCATGCCGGCAGAGCGCCTGATCGCCTATGGCGTGACCGGCCCCTTGCTACGGGCAGCAGGAGTCGACCTCGATCTTCGTCGTGCGGAGCCGTATCTCATTTACGACCAGCTCGATTTCGACGTCCCGCTCGGCTCGCAAGGCGACAATCTCGATCGCTTCCTGGTTCGGTTGGCGGAACTCCGCCAGAGTATCCGCATTGTCGAGCAATGCCTGCAGATGTTGCCTCCCGGCCCCGTGGATATCGACGATCCGGCGTTGCGCTTTCCGCCGAAGGGCCGGGTATTCACGCGCATGGAGGACATGATCAACCAGTTCAAGTTGGTGACCGAGGGCCCCAAGCCGCCCCCCGGAGAGGTGTACTTCGCGGTCGAGTCGGCCAATGGTGAGCTGGGCTACTATCTGGTGAGCGACGGCAGCGGAAAGCCGTACAAGTGCAGAGCACGAACACCGAGTTTCTCGAATACCCAGCCCTTGGCGGAGATGGTTCGCGGCCGGCTACTCGCCGACATCGTACCGACATTCGACATGATCAACATGATCGGAGGCGAATGTGATCGTTGA
- a CDS encoding alpha/beta hydrolase translates to MPEVIGPTSHYYYSQRLKLHYVDWGNPELPPMVLVHGGRDHARNWDWVALQLRNEYHIIAPDLRGHGDSQWAIGGSYSVADYTLDLAQLINALELPPFVLIGHSLGGSVALHFAGTYPERVKKVVAIEGLGPPPWLIVERPARERMREWITEMQALARRHPRRYPSLQQAMDRMREANPRLTEEQARHLTVHGCYRAEDGTYLWKFDNYVRATAPYLSAMRDARELWGEITCPVLLVRGEESWASDPAKDGRAAAFRNATVVNVPHAGHWVHHDQLEAFLRIVRDFLAQP, encoded by the coding sequence ATGCCCGAAGTCATTGGGCCAACCTCACATTACTACTACTCGCAGCGGCTGAAACTCCACTATGTGGACTGGGGCAACCCAGAGCTGCCGCCGATGGTGTTAGTTCACGGTGGCCGGGACCACGCCCGCAATTGGGATTGGGTGGCCCTACAGCTTCGCAACGAGTACCACATTATTGCTCCCGACCTTCGCGGACACGGTGACTCCCAGTGGGCAATAGGTGGCTCGTACTCCGTCGCCGATTACACCCTGGACCTCGCGCAACTGATCAACGCACTCGAGCTCCCGCCATTTGTCCTGATTGGACATTCGCTCGGAGGCTCAGTCGCCCTCCATTTCGCCGGCACTTACCCGGAGCGAGTGAAAAAAGTTGTGGCCATCGAGGGCCTCGGCCCCCCTCCGTGGCTCATCGTTGAACGCCCGGCCCGGGAGCGCATGAGGGAATGGATCACCGAAATGCAAGCGCTGGCGCGTCGCCACCCGCGCCGGTATCCGTCTCTCCAGCAAGCAATGGATCGCATGCGGGAAGCCAACCCACGACTCACAGAGGAGCAGGCACGGCATCTGACGGTCCACGGCTGCTACCGTGCCGAGGATGGCACCTATCTTTGGAAGTTCGACAACTACGTTCGTGCCACTGCCCCCTATCTCTCCGCAATGCGCGATGCTCGGGAACTTTGGGGTGAGATCACTTGCCCGGTGTTGCTCGTGCGCGGCGAGGAGTCGTGGGCATCGGACCCGGCGAAAGATGGACGTGCTGCCGCCTTCCGCAACGCCACCGTGGTCAACGTGCCTCATGCCGGGCACTGGGTACACCACGATCAGCTCGAGGCGTTCCTTCGAATCGTGCGTGACTTCCTCGCCCAGCCCTAA
- a CDS encoding Hsp20/alpha crystallin family protein, which yields MAQLLSISEQIDRLFDELVHRRWGTKTGLTPAQVKTLEDGWQIEIPVPGLKAEEIDVHVAGRELWIRGVSSRQSEHRAGVGSWARMSRNVSLTRYFLLPQTVDPADVDARLEDGVLKIHIRRREGR from the coding sequence ATGGCTCAACTTCTCAGCATATCGGAGCAAATCGACCGTCTGTTTGACGAACTCGTGCATCGCCGGTGGGGCACAAAAACGGGCCTAACCCCAGCTCAAGTGAAAACGTTGGAGGATGGCTGGCAAATCGAGATCCCCGTGCCAGGCCTCAAGGCTGAAGAGATTGACGTGCATGTGGCGGGGCGTGAGCTGTGGATCCGAGGGGTGTCGAGCCGCCAATCCGAACACCGGGCCGGTGTGGGTTCGTGGGCGCGGATGTCGAGGAACGTGAGTCTGACGCGCTATTTCCTCCTCCCGCAAACCGTGGATCCAGCGGATGTTGACGCGCGTTTGGAGGACGGAGTGCTGAAGATCCACATTCGCAGGCGGGAAGGCCGATGA
- the nuoF gene encoding NADH-quinone oxidoreductase subunit NuoF translates to MIVDHPAAKKVSPPPRRDGQLLSDAVREKILSEASNYPQPRSALLAALHLAQAEHGWISPGLVREIAELLGLQPIQVQEVVSFYPMFSSRPKGRCHIQVCTNIACAVAGARKLVRQVEDALGIRVGETTADGKFSLAEVECLGSCGTAPVVQVNNDPYIEQASSEDIAAILRGERVERPSPMVSLIPEGVEGYLLPPNGVNRTAIEDYLAAGGYEQARRAWCELDPDTIIETVKESGLRGRGGAGFVTGLKWGFMPKNSDKPCYLAVNGDESEPGTFKDRQILERNPHQFIEGALIAGRAIRAVAAYVYLRGEYTVPYLKLMRAIEEAYKRGFLGDNVFGSGHSFHMFVQRGAGAYICGEETGMIESMEGKKGQPRKRPPFPAAYGLWGCPTTVNNLETLTHVPAILRHGPAWFRRHGTERSTGNTLFGISGHVKRPGVYELPLGTPLREIIEKYAGGMANGRPPKAIIPGGVSMPVLTAEHLDVPMDHDSLQRAGSLLGTAGIVVLDDSACPVRAAGVIARFFRHESCGQCTQCREGTGFLYKLLKRIEAGQGTEADLQTIADVCGYMEGQTICALSDAAAWAAGNFLRRFRADFEAHLSHKACPFPDSFEM, encoded by the coding sequence GTGATCGTTGACCATCCTGCAGCAAAAAAAGTTTCGCCACCGCCGCGGCGTGATGGCCAACTCTTGTCCGACGCGGTCCGAGAAAAAATTTTGTCCGAAGCGAGTAACTATCCGCAGCCACGCTCGGCGCTGCTTGCAGCCCTCCACCTGGCGCAAGCAGAGCATGGCTGGATCTCCCCCGGTCTCGTGCGGGAGATTGCAGAGCTCTTGGGCCTGCAACCGATTCAGGTTCAGGAGGTTGTTTCGTTCTACCCCATGTTTTCCAGCCGGCCTAAAGGGCGCTGCCACATCCAAGTTTGCACGAACATTGCCTGTGCGGTCGCTGGCGCCCGCAAGTTGGTTCGCCAAGTGGAAGACGCGCTCGGAATTCGTGTCGGGGAGACCACGGCGGACGGCAAATTTTCCCTCGCCGAGGTCGAGTGTTTAGGCTCGTGCGGTACCGCTCCCGTAGTGCAGGTGAATAACGACCCGTACATCGAACAAGCATCGTCCGAAGACATTGCCGCTATTCTTCGCGGCGAGCGTGTCGAGCGCCCGAGCCCGATGGTTTCCCTGATCCCTGAGGGTGTCGAGGGCTACTTGCTTCCGCCAAACGGCGTGAACCGCACTGCGATCGAGGACTACCTCGCGGCCGGTGGCTACGAACAAGCCCGCCGTGCTTGGTGCGAGCTCGATCCCGACACGATCATCGAGACCGTGAAAGAGTCAGGCCTGCGTGGTCGCGGAGGAGCCGGGTTTGTCACCGGGCTCAAGTGGGGGTTCATGCCGAAGAACTCCGACAAGCCTTGTTACCTGGCCGTTAACGGCGACGAAAGCGAACCGGGAACGTTCAAAGATCGGCAGATCCTGGAACGCAACCCGCACCAATTTATCGAGGGAGCCTTGATTGCGGGCAGGGCAATCCGCGCGGTCGCCGCTTACGTGTACCTGCGCGGAGAGTATACCGTTCCCTACCTCAAGCTCATGCGTGCCATCGAAGAGGCCTACAAGCGCGGATTTCTCGGGGATAACGTGTTTGGTTCCGGACACTCTTTTCACATGTTCGTTCAACGTGGTGCGGGAGCATACATCTGCGGCGAAGAAACAGGCATGATTGAATCGATGGAAGGAAAAAAAGGCCAGCCGCGCAAACGCCCGCCGTTCCCCGCAGCGTACGGCCTCTGGGGTTGCCCCACGACAGTGAATAACTTGGAGACCCTGACTCATGTGCCCGCAATCCTTCGTCATGGGCCGGCGTGGTTTCGCCGCCACGGCACGGAGCGAAGCACGGGCAATACCCTCTTTGGAATTAGCGGTCATGTGAAGCGTCCGGGCGTCTACGAGCTCCCCCTTGGAACTCCACTGCGCGAGATCATCGAGAAGTATGCAGGGGGGATGGCCAACGGGCGACCACCAAAAGCAATTATCCCCGGGGGCGTTTCCATGCCGGTACTCACGGCAGAGCACCTAGACGTGCCCATGGACCACGATTCACTCCAACGTGCGGGGAGCTTACTCGGCACGGCGGGGATCGTCGTTTTGGACGACTCTGCCTGCCCCGTTCGGGCTGCCGGAGTGATCGCCCGCTTCTTCCGCCACGAAAGCTGTGGACAATGCACGCAATGCCGGGAGGGTACGGGTTTTCTCTACAAGCTACTCAAACGAATCGAAGCCGGACAGGGTACAGAAGCGGACCTACAAACGATCGCCGATGTGTGCGGGTACATGGAAGGGCAAACAATTTGTGCTCTCTCGGACGCTGCAGCTTGGGCAGCCGGAAACTTTTTGCGGCGCTTCCGTGCTGATTTTGAGGCACACCTGTCCCATAAGGCATGTCCATTCCCCGATAGCTTCGAGATGTAG
- a CDS encoding MBL fold metallo-hydrolase — MLTRDPRAAEPCFFCEAHEVAPGVLMFANFVNNYALVLGDELVLVDPGFEHLAPTFYEAVRAWTKAPLVVAVYTHGHADHAFGLRPFLEAGERPLIVAQENCMARFRRYERTHGWNAFINQRQFSLPQPMFPRSFVWPNLTFQRRLIYQLAKHRLEFTAARGETDDACYLFVPEKRYLFCGDLIIWMSPNCGNPQKVQRYPEEWAEALEAMAGLGAEYLFPGHGLVVCGEDAVRTVLLDTARYLRVLIEQVIERMNRGEQPEEIFHGVEPDPELSQRPYLRPTYDHPKFIVRNLLRLWGGWWNGNAADLLPARWEEQAREVVRLAGGAEAVVARGRELLAAGETKLAAHLAEWVTRADPSGRAGQELKRDVYAQRLAEETSLMAQGIYRAAMNDARRALGEEPLPPSGASLGLVRPV; from the coding sequence ATGCTTACACGCGACCCGAGGGCTGCCGAGCCGTGCTTCTTTTGCGAGGCGCACGAGGTGGCACCCGGTGTACTGATGTTTGCCAACTTCGTGAACAACTACGCGCTGGTGCTCGGGGACGAGCTTGTCTTGGTTGACCCCGGCTTCGAGCACCTGGCGCCGACCTTTTACGAGGCCGTGCGGGCGTGGACCAAAGCACCCCTCGTTGTGGCCGTGTACACGCACGGCCATGCGGACCACGCCTTTGGGCTGCGCCCGTTTTTGGAGGCCGGTGAACGGCCTTTAATCGTGGCTCAAGAAAACTGCATGGCGCGCTTCCGGCGCTATGAGCGGACGCACGGGTGGAACGCCTTCATCAACCAGAGGCAGTTCAGTCTGCCCCAACCTATGTTCCCGCGTTCCTTTGTTTGGCCAAACCTCACCTTTCAGCGGCGGTTGATCTATCAGCTTGCCAAACACCGCCTAGAGTTCACGGCAGCACGCGGTGAGACCGACGATGCCTGTTATTTGTTTGTCCCGGAGAAGCGCTACCTGTTTTGTGGCGACCTGATCATTTGGATGTCTCCAAACTGCGGCAATCCCCAAAAGGTACAACGCTACCCTGAAGAGTGGGCGGAAGCACTGGAGGCAATGGCCGGGCTTGGGGCTGAGTACCTATTCCCGGGGCACGGACTGGTTGTGTGCGGAGAAGACGCAGTGCGGACTGTGCTGCTCGACACCGCGCGTTACCTGCGGGTGCTCATTGAGCAGGTCATCGAGCGGATGAATCGAGGGGAACAACCGGAAGAGATCTTCCACGGCGTCGAGCCGGATCCAGAGCTGAGTCAGCGCCCCTACTTGCGGCCCACGTATGACCATCCGAAGTTCATCGTGCGGAATTTGCTGCGGCTGTGGGGCGGTTGGTGGAATGGAAACGCTGCGGACCTCCTACCTGCTCGATGGGAAGAACAAGCGAGGGAAGTCGTGCGCCTCGCGGGTGGCGCGGAGGCCGTGGTGGCGCGCGGGCGGGAGCTGCTGGCTGCAGGGGAGACAAAGCTGGCCGCACACCTGGCCGAGTGGGTGACTCGAGCCGATCCGAGTGGTCGTGCGGGCCAAGAGCTCAAGCGCGATGTCTACGCCCAGCGCCTTGCGGAGGAAACCTCCCTTATGGCGCAGGGCATTTATCGGGCAGCGATGAACGACGCCCGGCGTGCGCTGGGAGAAGAGCCGCTGCCTCCATCCGGTGCTAGCCTTGGCCTCGTCCGCCCCGTATAA
- a CDS encoding NADH-quinone oxidoreductase subunit I, whose amino-acid sequence MATRTVTVERPTPMSAPQGVVRSSAAVLKGMWIASRHFWRNLLGFLRGKPTVFTVQYPEERLEQPPAFRGMPVLVQMENGKERCVACGLCEWACPTDCITIYPAETEDEIERYPQVFDIDMSRCMFCGLCEEACPEEAIVMSHNVEIAAFSRRGTVWHKSDLLVPVKELEKTRFRHIRRTYERSANVQQRKP is encoded by the coding sequence ATGGCAACACGAACCGTCACGGTTGAGCGACCCACACCGATGAGCGCACCACAAGGCGTGGTGCGGAGCAGCGCTGCCGTACTCAAGGGCATGTGGATCGCGAGCCGGCACTTTTGGCGCAATCTCCTGGGGTTTTTGCGGGGAAAGCCGACTGTATTCACGGTGCAGTATCCAGAAGAGCGCCTCGAGCAACCCCCAGCTTTCCGGGGCATGCCGGTCCTCGTGCAAATGGAGAACGGCAAGGAGCGTTGCGTTGCCTGCGGGCTTTGCGAATGGGCCTGCCCGACCGACTGTATCACGATCTACCCAGCAGAAACCGAAGACGAAATCGAACGCTACCCACAAGTGTTCGACATCGACATGTCCCGCTGCATGTTCTGCGGCCTGTGCGAAGAAGCGTGCCCCGAGGAGGCCATCGTGATGAGCCACAATGTGGAAATTGCAGCCTTCTCGCGACGGGGAACGGTATGGCACAAGTCGGATCTCTTGGTGCCAGTCAAGGAACTCGAGAAAACCCGCTTCCGGCACATCCGCAGAACCTACGAGCGATCCGCCAACGTGCAACAAAGAAAACCCTAG
- the nuoB gene encoding NADH-quinone oxidoreductase subunit NuoB, which translates to MAIGTDTRNHTTEGFLARLRAATGQPLADADAFGESFLLTKLADAVQWARKYSFFPYPFVTACCGMEYMSTAGPRFDIDRFGAALPRFTPRQADLLMVVGTITHRIAPVLRRVWEQMAEPKWVVSFGACTSSGGPYNNYAVVQGIDTIIPVHLYIPGCPPRPEAVLDGLIKLQERVQRERGGQRVPERHGSGRPL; encoded by the coding sequence ATGGCCATTGGGACAGATACGCGAAACCACACCACTGAGGGATTCCTCGCCCGCCTGCGGGCAGCCACGGGGCAGCCGCTCGCGGATGCGGATGCTTTTGGTGAAAGTTTTCTCCTCACCAAGCTGGCGGACGCGGTACAGTGGGCACGCAAGTACTCGTTTTTCCCCTACCCGTTCGTCACCGCCTGTTGCGGAATGGAGTACATGTCTACCGCCGGCCCGCGGTTCGATATCGACCGCTTTGGCGCTGCACTCCCACGGTTCACGCCGCGTCAGGCCGACCTCCTGATGGTCGTCGGAACGATCACGCACCGAATTGCGCCAGTGCTCCGCCGCGTCTGGGAACAAATGGCTGAACCGAAATGGGTGGTGTCATTCGGGGCGTGCACCTCGTCAGGCGGCCCGTACAATAACTACGCAGTCGTCCAAGGGATCGACACGATAATCCCCGTGCACTTGTACATTCCCGGCTGCCCACCGCGCCCAGAAGCGGTGCTCGACGGGCTGATCAAGCTTCAGGAACGGGTGCAGCGCGAGCGTGGGGGGCAGCGCGTCCCCGAGCGACACGGGAGTGGACGCCCCTTGTAA
- a CDS encoding molybdopterin-dependent oxidoreductase gives MVKINVDGRDIEVAADAMLLPALIEAGIHVPHYCWHPKLSIDGSCRMCQVEVEGSPKLVIACNTPVREGMVVRTNSPRVINARRGVMELLLVNHPIDCPICDKAGECLLQDYSYNFGTRECRTEEPRRKLEKRKDIGPRMILDQERCILCRRCVRFCREITKTNELGVFNMGDRSVLDVLPDAPLANDYSMNTADICPVGALETKDFHHKLRVWFLKKTASICPSCSNGCNITIQHYRNQIWRLMPRRNDAVNDTWMCDHGRLRYAFAHDTNRLRLPMIRRGDKLEPCGWEQALDAVAQALRSAVKKQSSERIALLASPHFTNEELYRFRQLADVLGVGHVDVPVVVGKGDGFLIQPEKAANFTGARVIGLAPRQNGGDVHGILSLARQGQLDVLYLCGSDITQLFPATEWQSALRAVPTVIVQDLFEEPLGPFATVLLPSLSWAEKSGTFTNRKRRVQQIHRALEPPTGHLSDGEIFSRILSKLAEGTWDFDPAAVFVQLTQELPAFSGLSLATLGLHGQELAA, from the coding sequence ATGGTTAAGATCAACGTGGACGGACGCGACATCGAGGTTGCCGCGGATGCGATGCTCTTGCCGGCACTCATCGAGGCGGGGATTCACGTGCCGCACTATTGCTGGCATCCAAAGCTTTCGATCGATGGCAGTTGCCGCATGTGCCAGGTCGAGGTGGAGGGAAGCCCGAAACTGGTCATTGCCTGTAACACGCCGGTTCGTGAAGGGATGGTCGTCCGCACCAATTCGCCGCGCGTGATCAATGCCCGCAGGGGAGTGATGGAGCTTCTGCTCGTCAACCACCCGATCGACTGTCCGATTTGCGACAAGGCGGGTGAGTGCCTGCTGCAAGACTACTCCTACAACTTTGGTACGCGCGAGTGCCGCACCGAGGAGCCACGGCGTAAGCTTGAGAAGCGCAAGGACATTGGTCCGCGCATGATCCTCGACCAGGAGCGCTGCATCCTCTGCCGGCGCTGCGTGCGCTTCTGCCGCGAGATCACTAAGACGAACGAGCTCGGCGTGTTCAACATGGGAGATCGCTCCGTGCTCGATGTGCTGCCGGATGCACCCCTGGCCAACGACTACTCCATGAACACGGCTGACATCTGCCCGGTGGGTGCCCTGGAGACCAAAGACTTCCACCACAAGCTCCGGGTGTGGTTCCTCAAGAAAACCGCCAGTATCTGCCCGAGTTGCAGCAACGGCTGCAACATCACCATCCAACATTACCGGAACCAAATTTGGCGCCTTATGCCGCGACGGAACGATGCCGTCAACGACACTTGGATGTGCGACCATGGGCGGCTGCGGTACGCCTTCGCCCACGATACCAATCGGTTGCGTTTGCCCATGATCCGCAGGGGCGACAAGTTGGAACCATGCGGCTGGGAGCAAGCCTTAGATGCCGTTGCGCAAGCCCTACGAAGCGCGGTGAAAAAGCAGTCCTCGGAGCGGATCGCATTGTTGGCGTCGCCCCACTTTACCAACGAAGAGTTGTACCGCTTCCGCCAGTTGGCGGATGTTCTTGGTGTAGGGCACGTGGACGTTCCTGTGGTGGTGGGGAAGGGCGACGGCTTCCTGATCCAGCCGGAGAAGGCGGCCAACTTCACCGGCGCACGAGTCATCGGCCTCGCCCCACGGCAGAATGGTGGCGATGTGCACGGCATTCTCTCGCTAGCACGTCAAGGTCAGTTGGATGTGCTGTACCTCTGCGGCTCGGATATCACCCAGCTTTTCCCTGCCACCGAGTGGCAGTCCGCACTCCGTGCCGTGCCCACAGTGATTGTTCAAGACCTGTTCGAAGAGCCGCTTGGTCCATTTGCCACTGTGCTCCTGCCATCTCTGAGCTGGGCAGAGAAAAGTGGAACGTTCACGAACCGGAAGCGCCGAGTGCAGCAAATTCATCGCGCCCTTGAACCTCCCACCGGGCATCTCAGCGACGGCGAGATCTTTTCCCGCATCTTGAGCAAATTGGCCGAAGGGACATGGGATTTCGATCCCGCTGCGGTGTTCGTGCAACTGACGCAGGAACTCCCAGCCTTTTCTGGCTTGTCGCTCGCGACTCTTGGCCTGCACGGACAAGAGCTTGCCGCGTGA